A genomic region of Borrelia duttonii Ly contains the following coding sequences:
- a CDS encoding DUF228 domain-containing protein, with translation MADKSALEASVERLTREKDRLESELASLKLGKQSEVLMRLKDHTTYPAVFDREVQFGSLDIYFAHRGGLQYSLADKFENYQDIGFCYKRGVKLVVQNGMSTCVTRGGGSDLYGICIDYDDLTRTATVISIANSFECILLSDMNVKSGDKLVFDDMGVLSKVKANGTYMQALALSDALEFKDKSGFYGAKVMLISKPL, from the coding sequence ATGGCAGATAAGAGTGCATTAGAGGCCAGTGTCGAGAGACTTACTAGGGAAAAGGATAGACTTGAGAGTGAACTTGCATCTTTAAAATTGGGCAAGCAATCAGAAGTTTTGATGCGACTAAAAGATCATACCACATATCCAGCAGTTTTTGATAGAGAGGTTCAGTTTGGATCTCTAGATATTTATTTTGCTCATAGAGGGGGCTTGCAGTATTCTTTGGCAGATAAATTTGAAAATTATCAAGATATTGGGTTTTGCTATAAACGTGGAGTTAAACTTGTTGTGCAAAATGGTATGTCAACTTGCGTGACACGTGGTGGTGGGAGTGATCTTTATGGAATTTGCATAGATTATGATGATTTGACACGAACAGCAACAGTCATCTCAATTGCAAATAGTTTTGAATGTATTTTGTTGTCAGATATGAATGTTAAGTCTGGTGATAAATTGGTTTTTGATGATATGGGAGTACTTTCAAAGGTGAAGGCCAATGGTACTTATATGCAAGCTTTGGCTTTAAGTGATGCTTTAGAGTTTAAAGATAAGTCAGGATTTTATGGTGCAAAGGTAATGCTTATCAGTAAGCCTTTATAA
- a CDS encoding DUF1357 family protein, translated as MIKASGVNLKNDIEDGDKTVDVNQDLNIDNKLNNKFEHNISNDINNNELLTRAVWITRLADDNLSLSYNTKELINSGHALGEVLDIQVCELIKKYVDEKQILAVAGSLDILNLNSQIKDILLRLASVSIDSFKNSNNSYGLMTFTKGNVQEVLNLRNASHKIKDYKDLKQAMLNEWMQIRQDFYNV; from the coding sequence ATGATAAAGGCTTCTGGTGTTAATCTAAAGAATGACATTGAAGATGGTGATAAAACTGTTGATGTAAATCAAGATTTAAATATTGATAATAAACTTAATAATAAATTTGAACATAATATCAGTAATGATATTAATAATAATGAATTGTTAACTAGAGCTGTTTGGATTACTAGGCTTGCTGATGATAACTTGAGTTTAAGTTATAATACAAAAGAACTTATTAATTCAGGTCATGCACTTGGTGAAGTTTTAGATATTCAAGTGTGTGAACTCATTAAAAAATATGTTGATGAGAAGCAAATATTGGCAGTTGCAGGTAGTCTTGATATTTTAAATTTAAATAGTCAGATTAAAGATATATTGCTAAGACTTGCAAGTGTGAGTATTGATTCATTTAAAAATAGTAATAATTCATATGGTCTTATGACTTTTACTAAAGGCAATGTTCAGGAGGTGTTAAATTTAAGAAATGCAAGTCATAAAATAAAAGATTATAAAGATTTAAAACAGGCAATGCTTAATGAGTGGATGCAAATTAGGCAAGATTTTTATAATGTTTAA
- a CDS encoding anti-CBASS protein Acb1 family protein: protein MIFKKNVNDFEHALFKRYSIDPLKLYKYSLFFRNYIENSAEDALKCGIKLESFKDSLDYSSLQFLNLELSNALLEAIISYRFNGAGYILIRPKDLYEDLSKSVNDELPFGFKYLDYNRIKDDHNSDYLKYFQDDGTFIIVHKSRVIIYENFDYVLNEHTPVYTQSLLLDICLLEQIYTEIEKRIGQYNFLFYKDEQLVGLMDALQDAKNQISHFSSKGRGLFSTFFKNDDNQKNLETVDYELSRVIERLKSGLSNDGVFYSADEGASLQVIKYDLSFLKDAFELVKAKIGADSKEPLTRNFNEQVKGLGSDGKGDRTNYIDFLHTVQEAVALSVNIKLNKYYRLNMCFNDLIVLSDKERLEEDKMFLDVYSKYLDIVRSNSLSDDEIEILNSKLHFNFRRFSE, encoded by the coding sequence ATGATATTTAAAAAAAATGTGAATGATTTTGAACATGCGTTATTTAAAAGATATTCAATAGATCCATTAAAGCTTTATAAATATTCGTTATTCTTTAGGAATTATATAGAAAATTCAGCAGAAGATGCATTGAAGTGTGGAATTAAATTAGAATCTTTCAAAGATTCTCTTGATTATAGTAGTTTGCAATTTTTAAATTTAGAACTTTCAAATGCACTTCTTGAAGCAATTATAAGTTATAGATTTAATGGTGCTGGATATATTTTAATTAGACCTAAAGATTTGTATGAAGATTTAAGTAAAAGTGTTAATGATGAATTGCCATTTGGATTTAAGTATTTAGATTATAATCGAATAAAAGATGATCACAATAGTGATTATTTAAAGTATTTTCAAGATGATGGTACTTTTATTATTGTGCATAAAAGTAGAGTTATAATTTATGAGAATTTTGATTATGTATTGAATGAACATACACCAGTTTACACTCAAAGTTTACTTTTAGATATTTGTTTGTTAGAGCAGATATATACAGAAATAGAAAAACGTATTGGGCAATATAATTTTTTATTTTACAAGGACGAACAATTGGTTGGTCTTATGGATGCTTTACAGGATGCTAAGAATCAAATAAGTCATTTTAGTAGTAAGGGCAGAGGTTTATTTTCTACATTTTTTAAAAATGATGATAATCAAAAAAATTTGGAAACAGTCGATTATGAGCTTAGCCGTGTGATTGAGAGATTAAAGAGTGGATTGAGTAATGATGGAGTATTTTATAGTGCTGATGAGGGAGCAAGTTTGCAGGTTATAAAATATGATCTCTCTTTTTTAAAGGATGCATTTGAACTTGTAAAAGCAAAAATAGGTGCTGATAGTAAAGAACCATTGACGAGAAATTTTAATGAGCAGGTAAAGGGTTTGGGGAGTGATGGTAAGGGAGATAGGACTAACTATATTGATTTTTTACATACCGTTCAGGAAGCAGTAGCACTCTCAGTTAATATTAAGCTTAATAAGTATTATAGGCTTAATATGTGTTTTAATGATCTAATTGTACTTAGTGATAAAGAAAGATTGGAGGAAGATAAGATGTTTCTTGATGTTTATTCTAAGTATTTAGATATTGTAAGATCGAATTCTTTAAGTGATGATGAGATAGAAATATTAAATAGTAAATTACATTTTAATTTTAGGAGGTTTAGTGAATGA
- a CDS encoding BTA121 domain-containing protein surface lipoprotein produces the protein MQKWLILFIISYLLISYNNPQKNTKTATSNNDYHLKQTAIPKTTNKDQIANNIYDQNSQFHKLILNTTPKKTKYTFKNIVKNFDNQNIANKNIHKTTAKQIADSQSSTPDFISNSTAQLNSKENEALNFLTETLKDNNIVKDSKTYMDKEINDFIIYLKPQQIKKMIANIQQALKEIENIESNIKKVYDYKKQKTELNNRLKDEINNYKIALKLAANQESFDTIKTNIQNTSINLTEITNIQNEAKRAIDVQEISLNLTDDELCALFFFVEPLQEINYKTSNKHYTYDQFNQFILYLGIDKVKDMLKNIVKEFHKEKAVTYYIKKIIKNRNPKNNLNNYLEFIKQDYKRLLLEAFGNSTISPDVIIQNIKKISFDKFDKIRQKAIGIIKNQLYK, from the coding sequence ATGCAAAAATGGTTAATATTATTTATTATTTCATATTTATTAATAAGTTATAATAATCCCCAAAAGAATACAAAAACTGCCACATCCAACAATGATTATCATTTAAAACAAACAGCAATACCAAAAACAACAAACAAAGACCAAATAGCAAACAACATTTATGATCAAAATAGTCAATTCCATAAATTGATATTAAATACAACTCCAAAAAAAACTAAATATACATTTAAAAATATTGTAAAAAATTTTGACAACCAAAATATTGCAAACAAAAATATTCATAAGACCACTGCAAAACAAATTGCAGACTCTCAATCTTCAACACCAGATTTTATATCAAATTCAACAGCACAACTAAATTCAAAAGAAAATGAAGCATTAAATTTTTTAACAGAAACTTTAAAAGACAATAATATCGTTAAAGATAGCAAAACTTATATGGATAAAGAAATTAATGATTTTATAATATATTTAAAACCACAACAAATTAAAAAAATGATTGCAAATATTCAACAAGCATTAAAAGAGATAGAAAATATAGAAAGCAATATAAAAAAGGTCTATGATTATAAAAAACAAAAAACCGAACTAAATAATCGATTAAAAGACGAAATAAATAATTATAAAATAGCCCTTAAACTAGCTGCCAATCAAGAATCTTTCGATACTATAAAGACCAATATTCAAAACACATCTATTAATCTAACCGAAATTACAAATATACAAAATGAAGCAAAACGAGCTATTGACGTTCAAGAGATATCTTTAAATCTAACTGATGATGAACTTTGTGCATTATTTTTCTTCGTAGAACCTTTACAAGAAATAAATTACAAAACCTCTAATAAACATTATACATATGACCAATTTAATCAATTTATATTATATCTAGGAATAGATAAAGTTAAAGATATGCTTAAAAATATTGTAAAAGAATTTCATAAAGAAAAAGCTGTAACATACTACATTAAGAAAATCATCAAGAATAGAAACCCCAAAAATAATTTGAATAATTACTTAGAATTCATCAAACAAGATTACAAAAGATTGCTTCTAGAAGCTTTTGGCAATAGTACAATTTCTCCTGATGTTATTATACAAAACATTAAAAAAATCTCTTTTGATAAATTTGACAAAATCAGACAGAAAGCAATAGGTATTATCAAAAACCAACTATATAAATAA
- a CDS encoding BTA121 domain-containing protein surface lipoprotein translates to MQKLLLLTIISYLLMSCNPQAGQDTNNKKTNNKDSRLAPAKDQTKVNEEVANITKQLPLETQEALIFLTNILNNNTIEPNISIYTDEEMNNFIIHLGPQKIKDMVINIVLALKIIKNIEAKIQEINVNNLNKNVLIDELRDEINKYKIALKRAANQEFFDIAKINIQNTPITEIIDMQKKVKRAVDAQEKIIKKLAEYKHRPLNYLIKAIINENTNKYDNYNKFNKFLLYIGVKKVSDMLINIKKHIIYAESAARKSGIIKDETHKTNLNNQLSKIHTDFKKSLREAFEHDDFDIIEQSINNVSYLDEFEQIETEAKRIFNSLLTSTPMKIDYDSVKIDF, encoded by the coding sequence ATGCAAAAATTATTACTCTTAACAATTATTTCATACTTACTAATGAGCTGTAATCCACAGGCAGGACAAGATACCAATAATAAAAAGACCAATAATAAAGATTCCAGATTAGCCCCAGCAAAGGATCAAACAAAAGTAAATGAAGAAGTTGCAAATATAACAAAACAATTGCCTCTTGAAACACAGGAAGCACTAATCTTTTTAACAAACATTTTAAATAATAACACTATAGAACCAAACATCAGCATCTACACAGATGAGGAAATGAACAATTTCATCATACATTTAGGACCACAAAAAATTAAAGATATGGTTATAAATATTGTACTAGCATTAAAAATCATAAAAAATATAGAAGCCAAAATTCAAGAAATAAATGTAAATAATCTAAACAAAAATGTATTAATTGATGAGCTAAGAGATGAAATAAATAAGTACAAAATAGCTCTTAAAAGAGCTGCCAATCAAGAATTTTTTGATATTGCAAAAATCAACATTCAAAACACACCTATTACTGAAATTATAGATATGCAAAAAAAAGTAAAACGAGCTGTAGATGCTCAAGAAAAAATAATAAAAAAGCTTGCAGAGTATAAACATAGACCATTAAATTACTTAATAAAAGCTATAATAAATGAAAACACTAATAAATATGATAACTATAATAAATTTAATAAATTCTTATTATATATAGGCGTAAAGAAAGTATCAGACATGCTTATAAACATTAAAAAACATATTATCTATGCAGAAAGTGCAGCAAGAAAATCTGGTATCATAAAAGATGAAACACACAAAACTAACTTAAATAATCAACTATCAAAAATTCACACAGATTTCAAAAAATCACTAAGAGAAGCTTTTGAGCATGATGATTTTGATATTATTGAGCAAAGCATTAACAATGTTTCTTATCTAGATGAATTTGAGCAAATAGAAACTGAAGCAAAAAGAATTTTCAACAGCCTATTAACATCTACCCCCATGAAAATCGATTATGACTCCGTTAAGATTGATTTTTAA
- a CDS encoding BTA121 domain-containing protein surface lipoprotein translates to MQKLLLLLIISHLITSCNQQTKTPTLAQDKDDQDLIQTTRTKRKLKTILNTEAQKITKHLTIEENETLDFMIDILQDDTIAKNIEIHTDQKINDMIIYLGTQKIKDMVGNINQVLKAIKNAKIKIQEINDNNPHKTELNNRLEKEINKHKVIIKNAVNYKSFDITKDDTQNATIDIIEIIDIQNEATQAIDAQTKENALKDDHKNALRYLRSALTENNAYTHKQFNYLISNLVLDEIKDMLTNIAMELEHKINAINYITQINDTTQKTNLNNEIENADKNFKDLLKIAFNYCIPSPHVTKQNIKKIPPNNFIAIKNKAKQAIDNQGSLSAITKLLDTQQKRALEFIIDILQNEKIYPYQKTYTSEETDNLIIYLGEQQISEMVENVVKALEEIEKAELNIQRINDNNPQKIQLNKQLNEEIKNYQQDIKEAANYMSYDLAKINIQNIPITYIIEIRRAAEVQNTIIDHITPYDEYAQNTFNYLKNAVAEQNNSRHDEFNQFILQIGPEKTKELIIPFAKKMKAIGYTKIYINHIRDRNTKDRLKSELENAHQILKKSIKNIFQDNKPYFNNINQKLQAISFDIFKKIDEQVLQIYRSQTG, encoded by the coding sequence ATGCAAAAACTACTACTATTGCTAATTATTTCTCATTTAATCACAAGCTGCAATCAACAAACTAAAACTCCCACTCTTGCTCAAGACAAAGATGACCAGGATTTAATACAAACAACACGCACAAAAAGAAAGTTAAAAACAATACTAAATACAGAAGCTCAAAAAATAACAAAACATCTAACTATTGAAGAAAATGAAACATTGGATTTTATGATAGATATTTTACAAGATGACACCATAGCCAAAAACATTGAAATTCATACAGATCAAAAAATTAATGACATGATAATATATTTAGGAACACAAAAAATTAAAGATATGGTAGGAAATATTAACCAAGTATTAAAAGCCATCAAAAACGCAAAAATCAAAATTCAAGAAATTAATGACAATAATCCCCATAAAACTGAATTAAATAATCGATTGGAAAAAGAAATAAATAAACATAAAGTAATCATTAAAAATGCTGTTAATTACAAATCTTTTGATATTACAAAAGACGACACTCAAAACGCAACTATTGACATTATTGAAATAATAGACATACAAAATGAAGCAACACAAGCCATAGATGCTCAAACAAAAGAAAATGCCCTAAAAGACGATCATAAAAATGCATTACGTTATTTGCGAAGTGCCTTAACAGAAAACAATGCTTATACACACAAACAATTTAATTACTTAATATCAAATCTCGTTCTAGATGAAATTAAAGACATGCTTACAAATATTGCAATGGAACTTGAACATAAAATAAATGCAATAAATTATATTACTCAAATCAATGATACTACACAAAAAACTAACTTAAATAATGAAATAGAAAACGCTGACAAAAATTTCAAAGACTTACTTAAAATAGCCTTTAATTATTGCATACCTTCTCCTCATGTTACTAAACAAAACATTAAAAAAATTCCTCCTAATAACTTTATAGCAATCAAAAACAAAGCAAAACAGGCCATAGATAATCAAGGCTCTCTATCTGCAATAACAAAATTACTAGACACTCAACAAAAGAGAGCACTAGAATTTATAATAGATATCTTACAAAACGAAAAAATATACCCATATCAAAAAACTTATACAAGTGAAGAAACTGATAACTTGATAATATATTTAGGAGAACAACAAATTAGCGAAATGGTAGAAAATGTTGTAAAAGCATTAGAAGAAATAGAAAAGGCAGAGCTCAATATTCAAAGAATCAATGATAATAATCCACAAAAAATTCAATTAAACAAACAATTAAATGAAGAAATAAAAAATTATCAACAAGATATTAAAGAAGCTGCCAATTATATGTCTTATGATCTTGCAAAAATTAATATTCAAAACATACCTATTACTTATATTATAGAAATAAGACGGGCTGCAGAAGTGCAAAATACAATAATAGATCATATAACTCCTTATGATGAGTATGCTCAAAATACATTCAATTACCTAAAAAACGCCGTAGCAGAACAAAATAATTCTAGACATGACGAATTTAATCAATTTATATTGCAAATAGGTCCAGAGAAAACCAAAGAACTAATTATACCTTTTGCAAAAAAAATGAAAGCAATAGGATATACAAAAATATATATTAACCATATAAGAGATCGAAATACAAAAGACAGGTTAAAAAGCGAATTAGAAAATGCTCATCAAATCCTAAAAAAGTCAATTAAAAATATCTTTCAAGATAATAAGCCTTATTTTAATAATATTAATCAAAAACTCCAAGCAATTTCTTTTGATATATTTAAAAAAATCGATGAGCAAGTACTCCAAATTTATAGAAGTCAAACTGGATAA
- a CDS encoding BTA121 domain-containing protein surface lipoprotein gives MPNIKAKATTKKLNLNINEALIFLINILKDNTITNNIKIYTDEKINEFIIHFNSQQIDEMVTNIIKVIEIKKNIKDNIKILNDDNHMPTHLKMSLINQLNEKLEKEINNYKIAIKIAANHESFDIAKINIQNISITNITKIKDEAKRAVDVQNTIIIKANAKAIEAKLNPSEKDALKFITETLQDTTINTNNTIYTDTQIYKFINYLKEQQIKEMVANTLKALEEIENAKANIKILHDYKQQKAELSKQLTEEINNYKIAIKIAADHKSFDVTKINIQNIPITNITKIKDEAKRAVDVQNTITAHLPNNNEKYAYALIYLTKTLPKGNSYTYDKFNIFILNIGLDKTKDMLTHLAKEFPKVSTTENTVMSYIKDISQKSKLNADLQEAHKDLQKSLITAFSNGTLPLDTIKQNFKKINFHKFEEIKAQADLILKNQFP, from the coding sequence ATGCCAAATATAAAAGCTAAAGCAACAACAAAAAAACTCAATCTTAATATAAATGAAGCATTAATTTTTTTAATAAATATTTTAAAAGACAATACCATAACCAACAATATCAAAATTTATACAGATGAAAAAATTAATGAGTTTATAATACATTTTAACTCACAACAAATTGATGAAATGGTTACAAATATCATAAAAGTAATAGAAATTAAAAAAAATATAAAAGACAATATCAAAATACTAAATGATGATAATCATATGCCAACACATCTCAAAATGTCATTAATAAATCAATTAAATGAAAAATTAGAAAAAGAAATAAATAATTACAAAATAGCCATTAAAATAGCTGCTAACCACGAGTCTTTTGATATTGCAAAAATCAATATTCAAAACATATCTATCACCAACATTACAAAAATTAAAGATGAAGCAAAACGCGCTGTTGATGTTCAAAATACAATTATAATAAAGGCAAATGCAAAAGCTATAGAAGCAAAGCTAAATCCTAGCGAAAAAGATGCATTAAAATTTATAACAGAAACTCTACAAGATACAACTATAAACACAAATAACACAATCTATACAGATACTCAAATTTATAAATTTATAAACTATTTAAAAGAGCAACAAATTAAAGAAATGGTCGCAAATACTCTAAAAGCATTAGAAGAGATAGAAAATGCAAAAGCCAATATCAAAATACTACATGACTATAAACAACAGAAAGCTGAATTAAGTAAGCAATTAACAGAAGAAATAAATAATTACAAAATAGCTATTAAAATAGCTGCTGATCATAAATCTTTTGATGTTACAAAAATCAACATTCAAAACATACCTATCACCAACATTACAAAAATTAAAGATGAAGCAAAACGCGCTGTTGATGTTCAAAATACAATAACAGCACATCTTCCTAACAATAATGAAAAGTATGCATATGCATTAATTTATTTAACTAAAACTTTGCCAAAAGGAAACTCTTACACATATGATAAATTTAACATATTTATATTAAACATAGGTTTAGATAAAACTAAAGACATGCTTACACATCTTGCAAAAGAATTTCCTAAGGTATCAACTACAGAAAACACTGTTATGAGTTATATTAAAGATATTTCACAGAAGTCTAAATTAAATGCTGATCTACAAGAAGCCCACAAAGATTTACAAAAATCACTAATAACAGCTTTTAGCAATGGTACACTGCCTTTGGACACTATTAAACAAAACTTTAAAAAAATCAATTTTCACAAATTTGAAGAAATAAAAGCTCAAGCAGACCTAATACTTAAAAATCAATTTCCATAA
- a CDS encoding BTA121 domain-containing protein surface lipoprotein, whose product MKLNIKDKIKTENLYIDASEALIFLINVLTKNTVANNIKIYTDEKINAFIIYFTPQQIDEMVTNIIKVIEIKKNIKDNIKILNDDDNHMPTHLKMSLINQLNEKLEKEINNYKIAIKIAANHESFDVAKTNIQNISITKIIEIQDESKRAVDLKNEITMITNAQIIENNLDPSERNALQFIKKTLQDTTINTNNTIYTNNKIYKFINYLREQQIKEMVANTLKALEEIENAKANIKMIVYMSQQNHSYELFHKLEKEINNYKIAIKIAADHESFDVTKINIQNIPITNITKIKDEAKRAVDVQNTITAHLPGPDLQYEDTIFYLKKIFPEGNSYTYDTFNKFILNIHLDKAKYLLTHFTKEFTMINNTVKIVNRIKNTSHKSKLNFVIQQALKDLQQSMRTAFGNGTHPLDTIKQNFQNVNFHKFEEIKTKVLQIYREENLQIKK is encoded by the coding sequence ATGAAGTTAAACATAAAAGACAAAATAAAAACAGAAAATTTATATATTGATGCAAGTGAAGCATTAATTTTTTTAATCAATGTTTTAACAAAAAATACTGTAGCCAACAATATTAAAATTTATACAGATGAAAAAATTAATGCGTTTATAATATATTTTACCCCGCAACAAATTGATGAAATGGTTACAAATATTATAAAAGTAATAGAAATTAAAAAAAATATAAAAGACAATATCAAAATACTAAATGATGATGATAATCATATGCCAACACATCTCAAAATGTCATTAATAAATCAATTAAATGAAAAATTAGAAAAAGAAATAAATAATTACAAAATAGCTATTAAAATAGCTGCTAACCACGAGTCCTTTGATGTTGCAAAAACCAATATTCAAAACATATCTATCACTAAAATTATAGAAATCCAAGATGAATCAAAACGCGCTGTTGATTTAAAAAATGAAATTACAATGATCACGAATGCACAAATTATAGAAAACAATCTAGATCCTAGCGAAAGAAATGCATTACAGTTTATAAAAAAAACTCTACAAGATACAACTATAAACACAAATAACACAATCTATACAAATAATAAAATTTATAAATTTATAAACTATTTAAGAGAGCAACAAATTAAAGAAATGGTCGCAAATACTCTAAAAGCATTAGAAGAGATAGAAAATGCAAAAGCCAATATCAAAATGATTGTCTATATGAGCCAGCAAAATCACTCATATGAATTATTTCACAAATTAGAAAAAGAAATAAATAATTATAAAATAGCTATTAAAATAGCTGCTGATCATGAGTCTTTTGATGTTACAAAAATCAACATTCAAAACATACCTATCACCAACATCACAAAAATTAAAGATGAAGCAAAACGCGCTGTTGATGTTCAAAATACAATAACAGCACATCTTCCTGGTCCTGATTTACAATATGAGGATACAATATTTTACTTAAAGAAAATTTTTCCAGAAGGAAACTCTTACACATATGATACATTTAACAAATTTATACTAAATATACATTTAGATAAAGCTAAATACCTACTTACACATTTCACAAAAGAATTTACTATGATAAACAATACAGTAAAGATAGTTAATCGTATTAAAAATACTTCACACAAATCTAAATTAAATTTTGTTATACAACAAGCCCTCAAAGATCTACAACAATCAATGAGAACAGCTTTTGGTAATGGTACACATCCTTTAGATACTATTAAACAAAACTTTCAAAATGTTAATTTTCACAAATTTGAAGAAATAAAAACTAAAGTACTCCAAATTTACAGAGAGGAAAATTTACAGATTAAAAAATAG